The following proteins come from a genomic window of Gossypium raimondii isolate GPD5lz chromosome 5, ASM2569854v1, whole genome shotgun sequence:
- the LOC105768963 gene encoding ATPase GET3B has translation MLSRCLRSISRIPGNLIPITLSHYIPKPQNNIPCHRITASLTSVSVLTCKRPNTVPLQVRSVATIVDPAARFDEMVIGPQRKYYFLGGKGGVGKTSCAASLAVKFADHGHPTIVISTDPAHSLSDSFAQDLAGGNLVPIEGLNSPLFALEINPEKAKEDFRTSSQKNGGSAVKDFMNNMGLGMLADQFGDLKLGELLDTPPPGLDEAIAISKVMQFVESPQYSMFSRIVFDTAPTGHTLRLLSLPDFLDASIGKIMKFKQKLASAASAFKSVLGKAAEQQDVPDKLQQLRERMTKVRDLFRDSNSTEFVIVTIPSVMAINESSRLHASLRKECVPVHRLIVNQILPPSVSGCKFCTTKRKDQMRAIDMIRNDPELANLRIIEADLVDLEIRGVPALKFMGDIVWR, from the exons ATGTTATCTCGTTGTCTTCGTTCTATTTCACGTATTCCAGGAAACTTGATTCCCATCACGCTGTCTCATTACATACCCAAACCTCAAAACAACATCCCTTGTCATAGAATCACAGCAAGTTTGACTTCTGTTTCAGTTCTAACATGTAAAAGACCAAATACTGTACCTTTGCAAG TGAGATCTGTAGCAACTATTGTTGATCCAGCTGCTAGGTTTGATGAGATGGTCATTGGACCACAGCGTAAGTATTACTTCCTAGGTGGGAAAGGAGGTGTTGGGAAAACAAGCTGTGCTGCTTCCCTTGCTGTAAAATTTGCAGACCATGGGCACCCTACCATTGTCATCTCAACTGATCCTGCTCACTCCTTAAGTGACTCTTTTGCCCAG GATTTGGCAGGAGGGAATCTTGTTCCTATTGAAGGATTGAATTCTCCTTTGTTTGCTCTAGAG ATAAATCCCGAGAAGGCTAAAGAGGATTTCCGAACTTCAAGTCAAAAGAATGGTGGGAGTGCTGTCAAAGATTTTATGAATAACATGGGCCTTGGGATGCTTGCTGATCAG TTTGGGGATCTGAAACTAGGAGAGCTGTTGGATACCCCTCCGCCAGGTTTAGATGAAGCTATAGCAATTTCCAAG GTGATGCAATTTGTTGAATCACCACAGTACAGTATGTTTAGCCGGATAGTGTTTGATACTGCACCCACG GGCCATACGCTTCGGCTTTTGTCCTTGCCTGACTTCTTGGATGCATCCATTGGGAAAATTATGAAG TTCAAGCAGAAGTTAGCTTCAGCAGCTTCAGCCTTCAAATCTGTTCTTGGGAAAGCAGCAGAACAGCAGGATGTG CCTGACAAACTACAGCAACTGAGGGAGAGGATGACCAAAGTGCGAGACCTTTTCCGGGATTCCAATTCCACAGAGTTTGTTATAGTAACCATACCATCA GTAATGGCAATAAATGAGTCATCTAGGCTGCATGCATCATTGAGGAAAGAATGTGTACCTGTTCACAGACTTATTGTCAACCAGATTTTACCTCCATCCGTATCTGGTTGCAAGTTTTGCACTACCAAAAGGAAG GACCAAATGCGTGCCATTGACATGATCCGCAATGACCCAGAACTTGCCAACTTGAGGATAATTGAAGCagatttagttgatttagaGATAAGAGGTGTTCCAGCTCTTAAGTTTATGGGTGATATCGTTTggagatga
- the LOC105770403 gene encoding protein LYK5: MGANTSEPTSSRTPRTRSTQSPRTPASHLSPSPSTSESNPTTAAYTNTSSYTKDTSWDTSLSCQSSLSSLRESLSENPHIYDITEIRTATNNFLAKRYSSTSSSAAACWRCNLRGRDTVVFQRKFRRKIQTSQLKERLSIICRSNHMSIIKLLGASISGDHIYLVYEFIQGSNLVECLRNPRNPNYTVLSTWISRMQIATDLAHGLDYVHNNTGLNLSIVHNHIKSSSIIVTEPFFNAKICHFGTTQLRSETDAIETLETGSSKRETEIEESNASFRGLKRCDSGDRHFEGLRDYMSPEFRSSGSVTQKSDVFAFGVVILELLSGEEPLKYRYDKETGDFLRTSVIDTATAAMAEGREGLRQWVDRRMNDSFPVEVAEKLIRLALDCVHVDPDNRPDMGRVAGKISKLYLESRIWLDNVKVPTGISVSLAPR; encoded by the coding sequence ATGGGAGCCAACACGTCGGAACCTACCTCATCCCGAACTCCACGAACTCGCTCGACTCAGTCCCCTCGAACTCCAGCGAGTCACCTGAGCCCATCTCCCTCCACTTCTGAATCTAATCCCACCACCGCAGCCTACACTAACACTTCATCTTACACGAAAGATACGTCGTGGGATACCTCGCTGTCATGTCAATCTTCTCTTTCAAGCCTCCGCGAATCCCTCTCCGAAAATCCTCACATCTACGACATAACCGAAATCCGAACTGCCACCAACAACTTCTTAGCCAAGCGCTACTCCTCCACTTCCTCCTCTGCCGCTGCTTGCTGGCGCTGCAACCTCAGGGGCCGTGATACTGTCGTTTTCCAACGCAAGTTTCGCCGTAAAATCCAGACGTCTCAACTGAAAGAACGACTGTCCATCATTTGTAGAAGCAATCACATGAGTATAATCAAACTCCTCGGCGCTTCCATATCCGGCGATCATATTTACCTTGTTTATGAGTTCATACAAGGATCAAATCTCGTTGAGTGCTTGAGAAACCCTAGAAACCCGAACTATACTGTTCTCTCGACGTGGATTTCGCGAATGCAAATCGCTACGGACCTCGCTCACGGTCTCGACTATGTTCACAATAACACCGGATTAAATCTCAGCATCGTTCATAATCACATTAAGAGCAGTAGCATTATTGTCACAGAGCCTTTTTTCAATGCCAAGATTTGCCATTTTGGAACGACACAGCTTCGTAGCGAAACGGACGCCATCGAAACGCTAGAAACCGGCTCTTCGAAACGAGAAACAGAAATCGAAGAAAGTAACGCGAGTTTTAGGGGATTGAAGAGATGTGATAGTGGAGATAGGCATTTCGAAGGGTTGAGAGATTACATGTCGCCGGAATTCAGATCCAGCGGCAGCGTGACACAGAAATCTGATGTTTTCGCCTTCGGAGTAGTGATTTTGGAGCTACTATCCGGGGAGGAACCGTTGAAATACCGATACGACAAAGAAACCGGTGATTTTCTAAGGACATCTGTGATAGATACTGCTACGGCAGCCATGGCGGAGGGAAGGGAAGGGTTGAGGCAGTGGGTTGATAGGAGGATGAATGATTCGTTTCCAGTTGAGGTGGCGGAGAAGTTGATAAGACTAGCGTTGGATTGCGTACACGTGGATCCTGATAACCGGCCTGATATGGGACGCGTGGCAGGGAAGATATCCAAACTTTATCTTGAGTCGAGGATTTGGTTGGATAATGTAAAAGTTCCAACAGGCATTTCGGTCTCCTTGGCACCCAGATGA
- the LOC105768888 gene encoding LOW QUALITY PROTEIN: P-loop NTPase domain-containing protein LPA1 homolog 1 (The sequence of the model RefSeq protein was modified relative to this genomic sequence to represent the inferred CDS: deleted 2 bases in 1 codon) — protein MGELAKVLYIVVVDEGEKRDKETSSFRYTRPVLQSTLQLMGCKARHAFKISSRVFELVRSEASYSSLLQQGSETLNSDGLRWNSEKEDAYSNFNDFQRAEAGSRLTSNEDDRNKGIPFELYKRRTSVVVKREAFLDVVCDALAEYKYVGPNQRADLVLACRIREKKESVTVLLCGTSGCGKSTLSALLGSRLGITTVISTDSIRHMMRSFVNEKENPLLWASTYHAGECLDPVAVTEAKAKKRAKKLAGISQSLSKSELADLTSAGKSDARPGESNSTGTELIGPRQMAVEGFKAQSEMVIDSLDRLITAWEERKESVVVEGVHLSLNFVMGLMKKHPSIIPFMIYITNEDKHLERFAVRAKYMTLDPAKNKYVKYIRNIRTIQDYLCKRADKHFVPKINNTNVDKSVAAIHATVFSCLRRREAGETLYDPITNTVAVIDEEYRNQCAANSLSSKGMFQLIHRSGSSRQLMALLNKDGSVAKAWSVESIDSNGRPISGHGTEGLSGMPLYGPLTIGKAEPVNLQFGHYGISAWPSDGGTSHAGSVDESRFDGTDNGSRYQSSCCSSPRMSDGPSKELMEENSVFGSDEEVDDPPEVDSDEDFSDDCDKRDLEEVGSVDEGSTKSDEEYDDLAMQDVWDQAIHTREDQYNNNLNAYHKSGGEQLSEPLCYYHPSVMEKDERGLSLGNVQTTKPSLGIPPMGNNNGSIISDPILSGAP, from the exons ATGGGAGAGTTAGCGAAGGTGTTGTATATAGTGGTGGTCGACGAAGGTGAGAAGAGGGACAAGGAGACGTCGTCGTTCCGATACACGCGTCCTGTTCTTCAAAGCACCCTCCAACTCATGGGCTGCAAAGCTCGTCATGctttcaag ATTAGCAGCCGGGTTTTTGAGTTGGTAAGAAGTGAAGCTTCTTACAGTTCACTTCTTCAACAGGGAAGTGAGACATTGAATTCTGATGGTTTGAGATGGAACTCTGAAAAGGAAGATGCCTATTCTAACTTTAATGACTTCCAAAGAGCAGAGGCAGGCAGCCGTTTAACTTCAAACGAAGATGATAGAAATAAGGGTATACCATTTGAGCTGTACAAAAGACGTACATCTGTAGTTGTTAAAAGAGAAGCTTTCTTAGATGTTGTCTGTGATGCTCTGGCTGAATACAAGTATGTTGGTCCTAACCAGAGGGCTGACTTGGTTCTGGCATGCAG AATCCGAGAGAAGAAGGAATCTGTTACTGTGCTGTTGTGTGGCACTAGTGGTTGTGGCAAATCTACTTTGTCTGCTTTGCTG GGTAGTAGGTTGGGAATTACAACTGTGATTTCAACAGACTCTATTCGTCACATGATGCGGAGTTTTGTAAATGAGAAGGAAAATCCTTTACTCTGGGCTTCAACCTACCATGCTGGGGAGTGCTTGGATCCTGTGGCTGTTACAGAAGCTAAGGctaaaaaaagagcaaaaaagtTGGCTGGCATTTCTCAGTCACTGTCGAAGAGTGAGCTAGCTGATCTTACTTCAGCTGGCAAGTCTGATGCCAGGCCAGGGGAGAGTAATTCTACTGGTACTGAATTGATCGGTCCCAGACAGATGGCAGTCGAAGGATTCAAGGCACAAAGTGAGATGGTCATTGACAGTCTAGACAGACTAATTACTGCATGGGAAGAGAGGAAAGAGTCTGTAGTAGTCGAGGGTGTTCACCTAAGCCTTAATTTTGTT ATGGGGCTTATGAAGAAACACCCCTCAATCATACCATTCATGATTTACATTACAAATGAAGACAAACACTTGGAAAGATTTGCAGTTCGTGCGAAGTACATGACATTGGACCCTGCTAAAAATAAGTATGTGAAGTATATAAGGAATATCAGGACAATACAAGATTATCTATGTAAACGAGCTGACAAGCATTTTGTCCCCAAAATAAACAACACAAATGTTGACAAAAGTGTGGCAGCCATACATGCAACAGTTTTCAGTTGCCTCCGTAGGCGCGAAGCTGGGGAGACACTGTATGATCCTATAACAAATACAGTCGCTGTCATTGATGAGGAATACCGGAATCAGTGTGCTGCCAATTCACTGAGCTCCAAGGGTATGTTTCAATTGATCCACAGGAGTGGTTCTTCTAGGCAACTAATGGCTCTTCTTAACAAAGATGGATCTGTGGCGAAGGCTTGGTCAGTTGAATCCATTGATAGTAATGGGAGGCCCATCTCTGGCCATGGAACTGAGGGTTTGAGTGGCATGCCCTTGTATGGACCTTTAACAATCGGCAAGGCTGAACCTGTTAATCTTCAATTTGGCCACTATGGAATTAGTGCCTGGCCTAGTGATGGAGGCACAAGTCATGCTGGAAGTGTAGATGAGTCGAGATTTGATGGGACTGATAATGGTAGTAGATACCAATCTTCCTGCTGCAGCTCACCAAGAATGTCTGATGGTCCTTCAAAGGAG CTAATGGAGGAAAACTCAGTGTTCGGCAGTGATGAAGAAGTTGACGATCCACCCGAGGTGGACAGTGATGAGGATTTTAGTGATGACTGTGACAAACGAGACCTTGAAGAG GTAGGCTCTGTTGATGAGGGGTCAACAAAGTCGGATGAAGAGTATGATGACCTGGCAATGCAGGATGTGTGGGACCAAGCAATCCACACAAGAGAGGATCAATATAACAACAATTTGAATGCCTACCATAAAAGCGGAGGAGAGCAGTTGTCTGAGCCACTCTGCTATTACCACCCTTCG GTTATGGAGAAGGATGAGAGGGGATTGTCATTAGGTAATGTGCAGACAACAAAACCCTCCCTCGGCATTCCGCCCATGGGGAATAATAATGGATCCATAATCAGTGATCCCATTCTTTCTGGGGCTCCTTAG
- the LOC105770401 gene encoding uncharacterized protein LOC105770401 isoform X2 has product MASQADLSVNNMSLEIRKKKLSGQQKKEVLEREISMLQKMLNQEEKMHEILTRVHHQEAGSSISIPNFLPPKTKELLAELAMVEGEIARLESQISQLRLDLKQEKEATKAKQWQPGSLMSYLQGHPSTTSNPNPIKQGGQEKVVFETKALHFISKAIKGDYTLSDFSLNERMDSRLLSEQKENQFQGEVKFQERVPRKSSLLKAASPLRDPRHPSPKLRERIPESNWDLPPKSLSSTLLSEESNQNWHPNKLSENIMKCLNFIFVRLLRTSRAMELEKSGPITRFMSTPLSSRSFRVESTLNPKSSLGSQKESRQQDPYGIFDMEESIPRDIGPYKNLVIFASNSMDPKCISSSIPLLKKLRVLMSNLQKVDLRSLTYQQKLAFWINMYNACIMHGYLQYGVPNTPEKFLTLMNKATLNVGGNTISAQAMEHYILRKPASSNMKEAYQKDDKDDQEAIVRKLYGLQLMDPNVTFALSCGTRSSPAVRIYTADGVAAELEKSKLEYLQASIAVTNTKKIALPELLLRNMFDFSVDMTSLVQWVCQQLPTSGSLRKSMVDCFRSHNSGKVSITVEKIPYDFEFQYLLAM; this is encoded by the exons ATGGCCAGTCAAGCAGACTTGTCTGTTAATAACATGTCCTTGGAGATT AGGAAAAAGAAGCTCAGTGGACAGCAAAAGAAAGAGGTGCTTGAAAGAGAG atctCTATGCTTCAGAAAATGCtaaatcaagaagaaaagatgCATGAGATTCTAACACGAGTACATCATCAAGAGGCTGGCTCTTCCATCTCCATCCCCAATTTCCTCCCTCCAAAG aCGAAGGAGCTGTTAGCAGAGCTGGCTATGGTTGAGGGTGAGATAGCTCGTTTAGAAAGCCAAATAAGCCAACTTCGACTTGATCTAAAACAGGAAAAGGAAGCTACCAAGGCAAAACAATGGCAACCTGGGAGTCTAATGTCTTACCTTCAAGGCCATCCATCCACTACATCTAACCCAAACCCCATTAAGCAAGGTGGTCAGGAAAAGGTGGTTTTTGAGACAAAAGCTTTGCATTTCATTAGCAAAGCTATTAAAGGGGATTATACTCTTAGCGACTTCAGTCTGAACGAGAGAATGGACTCAAGATTACTTTCTGAGCAGAAAGAAAACCAGTTCCAGGGAGAGGTTAAATTTCAAGAGAGGGTTCCTAGGAAAAGCAGTTTGTTGAAGGCAGCTTCGCCTTTACGAGACCCTCGGCATCCATCGCCCAAG CTAAGGGAACGTATTCCAGAGTCGAACTGGGACCTCCCGCCGAAATCTCTATCGAGTACACTGCTTTCAGAAGAGAGCAACCAGAATTGGCATCCCAACAAGCTATCTGAGAATATCATGAAATGTTTGAACTTTATTTTTGTCAGGCTACTTAGAACATCAAGAGCAATGGAACTGGAGAAATCAGGCCCTATTACCAGGTTTATGAGCACTCCCTTAAGCTCAAGAAGCTTTAGGGTGGAAAGTACTCTAAATCCAAAGTCAAGCCTTGGGTCACAGAAAGAATCGAGGCAACAAGACCCCTATGGTATCTTCGACATGGAAGAGTCTATTCCAAGGGACATTGGCCCTTACAAGAACCTGGTCATATTCGCATCAAACTCTATGGACCCCAAATGCATTTCAAGTTCTATTCCTTTACTTAAAAAGCTAAG GGTGCTGATGAGCAATCTCCAGAAAGTGGACCTGAGATCGTTGACTTACCAGCAAAAATTAGCATTCTGGATCAACATGTACAATGCCTGCATCATGCAT GGATATCTCCAATATGGTGTGCCTAATACCCCAGAAAAGTTTTTGACACTGATGAACAAG GCAACTCTCAACGTTGGAGGCAACACAATAAGTGCGCAAGCAATGGAGCACTATATTCTGAGGAAACCAGCATCTTCAAACATGAAAGAG GCTTATCAGAAGGATGACAAGGATGATCAAGAAGCCATTGTCCGCAAACTTTATGGACTCCAATTGATGGATCCGAATGTCACATTTGCCCTGAGCTGCGGAACTCGGTCTTCTCCTGCA GTGAGAATATACACGGCTGATGGAGTTGCAGCTGAACTGGAGAAATCAAAATTAGAATACTTGCAAGCTTCAATTGCGGTGACCAACACAAAAAAGATTGCACTCCCTGAGCTTCTGCTTCGAAACATGTTTGATTTTTCAGTTGATATGACCTCATTGGTCCAGTGGGTTTGTCAGCAGTTACCCACATCTGGTTCACTAAGGAAATCAATGGTGGACTGCTTCAGGAGCCACAATAGTGGCAAGGTATCCATCACTGTGGAGAAAATACCATATGACTTCGAATTCCAATATCTGTTGGCAATGTAA
- the LOC105770405 gene encoding kiwellin, whose protein sequence is MANILRLASLSVFFFFIIYSPLFSNALSDCNGPCRDLNDCSGQLICIDGKCNDDPDVGTHICRGSSPSPPTGNCQPSGSLQCQGQIYPTYKCSPPVTSSTKAKLTNNDFSQGGAGGGPSECDEQYHSNSERIVALSTGWYNGGSSCEKMIRIKASNGKNVTAKVVDECDSMRGCDEEHAYQPPCKNNIVDASDAVWSALELNKDVGIVDVTWSMA, encoded by the coding sequence ATGGCAAACATTTTACGTTTAGCCTCTCTttctgttttcttcttttttataatttattctccCTTATTTTCTAATGCTCTCTCCGATTGCAATGGTCCATGTCGAGACTTGAACGATTGCTCTGGTCAGCTCATTTGCATCGACGGCAAATGCAATGATGACCCTGATGTGGGGACTCATATCTGTCGAGGAAGTAGCCCCTCACCTCCGACTGGGAACTGCCAGCCCTCTGGTTCTCTTCAATGCCAAGGCCAAATTTATCCTACTTATAAATGCTCACCTCCAGTTACATCCTCCACCAAAGCTAAATTAACAAACAATGATTTTAGTCAAGGTGGTGCTGGAGGGGGTCCGTCTGAATGTGATGAGCAATACCATAGCAACTCCGAGCGTATAGTGGCGCTTTCCACTGGGTGGTATAATGGTGGGTCAAGTTGCGAGAAGATGATACGGATCAAAGCGAGCAATGGGAAAAATGTGACAGCTAAGGTGGTTGACGAATGTGACTCCATGCGTGGTTGTGATGAAGAACATGCATACCAACCTCCTTGTAAGAATAACATTGTTGATGCGTCTGATGCAGTGTGGAGTGCTTTGGAGCTCAATAAAGATGTGGGAATTGTAGATGTTACATGGTCCATGGCCTAA
- the LOC105770401 gene encoding uncharacterized protein LOC105770401 isoform X1, whose protein sequence is MASQADLSVNNMSLEIRKKKLSGQQKKEVLEREISMLQKMLNQEEKMHEILTRVHHQEAGSSISIPNFLPPKTKELLAELAMVEGEIARLESQISQLRLDLKQEKEATKAKQWQPGSLMSYLQGHPSTTSNPNPIKQGGQEKVVFETKALHFISKAIKGDYTLSDFSLNERMDSRLLSEQKENQFQGEVKFQERVPRKSSLLKAASPLRDPRHPSPKLRERIPESNWDLPPKSLSSTLLSEESNQNWHPNKLSENIMKCLNFIFVRLLRTSRAMELEKSGPITRFMSTPLSSRSFRVESTLNPKSSLGSQKESRQQDPYGIFDMEESIPRDIGPYKNLVIFASNSMDPKCISSSIPLLKKLRVLMSNLQKVDLRSLTYQQKLAFWINMYNACIMHGYLQYGVPNTPEKFLTLMNKATLNVGGNTISAQAMEHYILRKPASSNMKEAYQKDDKDDQEAIVRKLYGLQLMDPNVTFALSCGTRSSPAVSLGINFGTLSVADVPDPKKLLNKFPWQVRIYTADGVAAELEKSKLEYLQASIAVTNTKKIALPELLLRNMFDFSVDMTSLVQWVCQQLPTSGSLRKSMVDCFRSHNSGKVSITVEKIPYDFEFQYLLAM, encoded by the exons ATGGCCAGTCAAGCAGACTTGTCTGTTAATAACATGTCCTTGGAGATT AGGAAAAAGAAGCTCAGTGGACAGCAAAAGAAAGAGGTGCTTGAAAGAGAG atctCTATGCTTCAGAAAATGCtaaatcaagaagaaaagatgCATGAGATTCTAACACGAGTACATCATCAAGAGGCTGGCTCTTCCATCTCCATCCCCAATTTCCTCCCTCCAAAG aCGAAGGAGCTGTTAGCAGAGCTGGCTATGGTTGAGGGTGAGATAGCTCGTTTAGAAAGCCAAATAAGCCAACTTCGACTTGATCTAAAACAGGAAAAGGAAGCTACCAAGGCAAAACAATGGCAACCTGGGAGTCTAATGTCTTACCTTCAAGGCCATCCATCCACTACATCTAACCCAAACCCCATTAAGCAAGGTGGTCAGGAAAAGGTGGTTTTTGAGACAAAAGCTTTGCATTTCATTAGCAAAGCTATTAAAGGGGATTATACTCTTAGCGACTTCAGTCTGAACGAGAGAATGGACTCAAGATTACTTTCTGAGCAGAAAGAAAACCAGTTCCAGGGAGAGGTTAAATTTCAAGAGAGGGTTCCTAGGAAAAGCAGTTTGTTGAAGGCAGCTTCGCCTTTACGAGACCCTCGGCATCCATCGCCCAAG CTAAGGGAACGTATTCCAGAGTCGAACTGGGACCTCCCGCCGAAATCTCTATCGAGTACACTGCTTTCAGAAGAGAGCAACCAGAATTGGCATCCCAACAAGCTATCTGAGAATATCATGAAATGTTTGAACTTTATTTTTGTCAGGCTACTTAGAACATCAAGAGCAATGGAACTGGAGAAATCAGGCCCTATTACCAGGTTTATGAGCACTCCCTTAAGCTCAAGAAGCTTTAGGGTGGAAAGTACTCTAAATCCAAAGTCAAGCCTTGGGTCACAGAAAGAATCGAGGCAACAAGACCCCTATGGTATCTTCGACATGGAAGAGTCTATTCCAAGGGACATTGGCCCTTACAAGAACCTGGTCATATTCGCATCAAACTCTATGGACCCCAAATGCATTTCAAGTTCTATTCCTTTACTTAAAAAGCTAAG GGTGCTGATGAGCAATCTCCAGAAAGTGGACCTGAGATCGTTGACTTACCAGCAAAAATTAGCATTCTGGATCAACATGTACAATGCCTGCATCATGCAT GGATATCTCCAATATGGTGTGCCTAATACCCCAGAAAAGTTTTTGACACTGATGAACAAG GCAACTCTCAACGTTGGAGGCAACACAATAAGTGCGCAAGCAATGGAGCACTATATTCTGAGGAAACCAGCATCTTCAAACATGAAAGAG GCTTATCAGAAGGATGACAAGGATGATCAAGAAGCCATTGTCCGCAAACTTTATGGACTCCAATTGATGGATCCGAATGTCACATTTGCCCTGAGCTGCGGAACTCGGTCTTCTCCTGCAGTAAGTTTGGGTATTAATTTTGGAACTCTTTCTGTGGCAGATGTACCTGATCCAAAGAAACTCTTGAATAAATTTCCGTGGCAGGTGAGAATATACACGGCTGATGGAGTTGCAGCTGAACTGGAGAAATCAAAATTAGAATACTTGCAAGCTTCAATTGCGGTGACCAACACAAAAAAGATTGCACTCCCTGAGCTTCTGCTTCGAAACATGTTTGATTTTTCAGTTGATATGACCTCATTGGTCCAGTGGGTTTGTCAGCAGTTACCCACATCTGGTTCACTAAGGAAATCAATGGTGGACTGCTTCAGGAGCCACAATAGTGGCAAGGTATCCATCACTGTGGAGAAAATACCATATGACTTCGAATTCCAATATCTGTTGGCAATGTAA
- the LOC105768962 gene encoding ruBisCO large subunit-binding protein subunit alpha, with protein sequence MASANALSSASVLCTSKQGSLGRRGNQRQNQRVNYRQGNSRFGVRACAKEIAFDQSSRAAMQAGIDKLADAVGLTLGPRGRNVVLDEYGSPKVVNDGVTIARAIELPNAMENAGAALIREVASKTNDSAGDGTTTASVLAREIIKLGLLSVTSGANPVSVKRGIDKTVQGLVEELEKKARPVKGRDDIKAVASVSSGNDDLIGTMIADAIDKVGPDGVLSIESSSSFETTVDVEEGMEIDRGYISPQFVTNPEKLVCEFENARVLVTDQKISAIKDIIPLLEKATQLRSPLLIIAEDVSGEALATLVVNKLRGILNVAAIKAPGFGERRKALLQDIAILTGAEFQASDLGLLVENTSGEQLGIARKVIITKDSTQLIAEAASKDEIQTRVAQLKKELAQTDSVYDSEKLAERIAKLSGGVAVIKVGAATETELEDRKLRIEDAKNATFAAIEEGIVPGGGAALVHLSSCVPAIKEKLEDADERLGADIVQKALVAPASLIAQNAGMEGEVVVEKVKSSEWEVGYNAMTDKFENLLEAGVIDPAKVTRCALQNASSVAGMVLTTQAIVVEKPKPKASAAAAPSGLAV encoded by the exons ATGGCCTCTGCTAATGCTCTTTCTTCTGCTTCTGTTCTTTGCACCTCAAAACAG GGGAGTCTGGGTAGGAGGGGAAATCAGCGCCAGAACCAAAGAGTAAACTATAGGCAAGGAAATAGCCGATTTGGTGTGAGAGCTTGTGCAAAGGAAATTGCTTTTGACCAGAGCTCCAGGGCTGCTATGCAAGCTGGCATTGATAAGCTTGCTGATGCTGTTGGCCTTACTCTTGGTCCTAGGG GGAGGAATGTTGTCTTGGATGAATATGGAAGTCCAAAGGTAGTCAATGATGGAGTGACTATAGCCAGAGCAATTGAGCTTCCTAATGCCATGGAAAATGCTGGTGCAGCTCTTATTAGAGAG GTTGCTAGTAAAACTAATGACTCTGCTGGTGATGGGACAACTACGGCATCCGTACTTGCACGGGAAATAATCAAACTAGGACTTCTGAGTGTTACCTCTGGTGCTAATCCAGTCTCAGTAAAGAGGGGTATCGATAAAACTGTACAAGGGTTGGTAGAAGAACTCGAAAAGAAGGCCAGGCCTGTTAAAGGTCGTGATGATATCAAAG CTGTGGCTTCTGTTTCTTCTGGAAATGATGACCTTATTGGAACAATGATTGCTGATGCAATTGACAAAGTTGGACCTGATGGTGTTTTGTCCATTGAGTCATCGTCCTCATTTGAGACCACAGTTGATGTTGAGGAAGGAATGGAG ATTGACAGAGGTTACATCTCCCCACAATTTGTAACAAACCCTGAGAAATTGGTTTGTGAGTTTGAGAATGCAAGAGTGTTGGTAACTGATCAAAAGATTTCAGCTATAAAAGACATCATTCCCCTGTTAGAAAAGGCCACTCAATTAAGATCTCCTTTGCTTATAATTGCTGAGGATGTGAGTGGAGAGGCTCTGGCCACACTTGTGGTGAACAAGCTGCGTGGCATTCTCAATGTTGCAGCCATTAAAGCTCCTGGTTTTGGTGAAAGGAGAAAAGCTCTCCTTCAAGATATTGCCATTCTGACTG GTGCTGAGTTCCAAGCTAGTGATTTGGGTTTGCTCGTGGAGAATACCTCAGGTGAGCAGCTTGGTATAGCCAGAAAGGTGATCATTACCAAGGATTCGACTCAACTAATTGCTGAGGCAGCCTCAAAGGATGAGATACAAACTAGGGTGGCACAACTAAAAAAAGAGCTAGCTCAGACAGATTCTGTCTATGATTCAGAAAAATTGGCAGAAAGGATTGCCAAGCTATCTGGTGGTGTTGCAGTCATTAAGGTGGGGGCTGCAACAGAGACTGAACTTGAGGATCGTAAGCTACGGATTGAAGATGCGAAGAATGCTACATTTGCTGCCATAGAGGAAGGAATTGTGCCTGGTGGTGGTGCTGCATTAGTTCATCTTTCAAGTTGTGTTCCTGCAATTAAGGAGAAGCTTGAAGACGCAGATGAGCGCTTGGGAGCTGACATTGTGCAGAAG GCTCTGGTTGCACCAGCTTCGTTGATAGCTCAAAATGCAGGAATGGAAGGTGAGGTGGTGGTGGAGAAGGTGAAGAGTAGTGAATGGGAGGTTGGTTACAATGCTATGACAGACAAATTTGAGAACTTGCTGGAGGCTGGAGTTATTGACCCAGCAAAGGTAACAAGATGTGCTCTGCAGAATGCTTCTTCAGTTGCAGGAATGGTCCTTACCACTCAGGCCATTGTTGTTGAGAAGCCCAAGCCAAAGGCTTCTGCCGCCGCTGCTCCATCAGGTCTTGCTGTATAA